The Sinorhizobium meliloti genome includes a window with the following:
- a CDS encoding DUF4055 domain-containing protein, with amino-acid sequence MNAYQLSGDWRWQLFMSGQETLVAINGEAPKTVGAGVVHQMMGSDPMTPDLKYVSSTCSGTQKHEDAIEKQKEAAVMAGAGMFEQEKSTQESGEARRLRFARETANLMSVSQVSVLHCSSVA; translated from the coding sequence ATCAACGCCTACCAGCTATCCGGGGACTGGCGTTGGCAGCTTTTCATGTCCGGCCAGGAAACGCTTGTCGCCATCAATGGCGAGGCTCCGAAGACCGTCGGCGCCGGCGTCGTGCACCAGATGATGGGCAGCGACCCGATGACGCCTGATCTGAAATACGTCTCGTCGACGTGCTCAGGCACCCAGAAGCACGAGGACGCGATCGAGAAGCAGAAGGAAGCCGCCGTCATGGCCGGCGCCGGGATGTTCGAACAGGAGAAATCCACACAGGAGAGTGGGGAGGCCAGGCGCCTCCGATTCGCGCGCGAGACTGCCAATCTCATGAGCGTATCGCAGGTCTCTGTGCTGCACTGCTCGAGCGTGGCTTGA
- a CDS encoding putative metallopeptidase: protein MQVKQWFGFVPDFIITLDAEYCRACGAPVFTIRGHNVEEFVGVVRRYGANAAGVRAIVDAAPARQR from the coding sequence ATGCAGGTAAAGCAGTGGTTTGGCTTCGTCCCGGATTTCATCATCACGCTCGATGCCGAATACTGCCGGGCATGTGGCGCGCCCGTCTTCACTATTCGCGGACATAACGTGGAAGAGTTCGTCGGCGTTGTTCGCCGCTATGGCGCAAATGCAGCTGGTGTCCGCGCGATCGTAGATGCCGCTCCCGCCCGCCAGAGATAG
- a CDS encoding VOC family protein, producing MKPRISVLTLGVADLERSLAFYRDGLGLHTPGIVGREFEHGAVAFFDLSNGVKLAIWDQDDLAHDSGLTKAPASSTSFSIGHNVSQRSEVDEVMEQAREAGAAIVKPAQETFYGGYAGYFTDPDGHLWEIVWNPGNLAERTDLSPLP from the coding sequence GTGAAGCCCCGCATTTCTGTGCTGACGCTTGGCGTCGCAGATCTTGAACGGTCTCTCGCTTTCTATCGTGATGGACTGGGACTGCACACCCCAGGGATCGTGGGTCGCGAATTCGAGCATGGCGCTGTCGCGTTCTTTGATCTTTCGAACGGTGTCAAACTTGCGATCTGGGATCAGGACGATTTGGCTCACGATAGCGGTCTGACGAAAGCGCCTGCCAGCAGCACATCGTTCTCGATCGGCCACAACGTCTCGCAACGAAGCGAGGTGGATGAAGTCATGGAACAGGCACGCGAAGCGGGCGCGGCCATCGTGAAGCCCGCCCAAGAGACGTTTTACGGGGGATATGCGGGCTACTTCACCGATCCCGATGGCCATCTGTGGGAGATCGTGTGGAATCCGGGCAATTTGGCGGAGAGGACTGACTTGAGCCCGCTCCCGTAA
- a CDS encoding SDR family NAD(P)-dependent oxidoreductase: MNTYKDIFSLKGRTALVTGSSRGIGASIAQAYAAYGARVVLHGQRPGATAEIEKAIRAAGGDAVSIHRELSPPSAGRDLIAAAEGAAGPLDILVINASAQINGALHDVTPEDFATQIDVNLRSTVEMLQAALPAMAERGWGRVVNIGSINQLRPKSIVSIYAATKAAQHNLIQSLARDYASRGVLLNTLAPGLIDTDRNAARRDGDPEAWSNYVRTLNWMGRAGRPDEMVGAALFLASDACSFMTGEAVVLSGGF, from the coding sequence GTGAACACGTATAAGGACATATTTTCGCTGAAGGGCAGAACAGCTCTGGTGACCGGCTCGAGCCGCGGCATCGGGGCCTCGATCGCACAAGCCTATGCAGCGTATGGCGCGCGTGTTGTCCTGCACGGACAGAGGCCCGGCGCTACGGCCGAGATCGAAAAGGCGATACGCGCGGCCGGCGGTGACGCGGTCTCGATCCATCGCGAGCTTTCGCCGCCCAGTGCCGGCCGCGACTTGATTGCGGCGGCTGAAGGCGCGGCAGGTCCCCTGGATATTTTGGTCATCAACGCATCGGCGCAAATCAACGGGGCGCTCCACGATGTGACACCGGAGGATTTCGCCACCCAGATCGATGTCAACCTTCGCTCTACAGTCGAGATGCTGCAGGCGGCGTTGCCCGCTATGGCGGAACGCGGCTGGGGCCGCGTCGTCAACATTGGCAGCATCAACCAGTTGCGGCCGAAATCGATCGTCTCCATTTATGCGGCGACCAAGGCAGCCCAGCATAACCTGATCCAAAGCCTCGCTCGCGATTATGCCTCCCGCGGCGTGTTACTCAACACACTTGCGCCGGGACTCATCGACACGGACCGAAACGCTGCCCGCCGCGACGGCGATCCTGAGGCATGGTCGAACTACGTCCGGACGCTCAACTGGATGGGCCGCGCAGGCAGGCCCGACGAAATGGTGGGCGCTGCGCTCTTTCTCGCCTCGGATGCGTGTAGCTTCATGACCGGCGAGGCCGTCGTGTTGTCGGGTGGCTTCTAG
- a CDS encoding SMP-30/gluconolactonase/LRE family protein, giving the protein MDDKAGLGGLEDRGAPAGAAALAKGLALLDLIAEAPKPLRFADLQKMSGVPKPTLARMLKTLMVFRLIRQDETTGAYLLGHRFVELSHRVWDKFDLVSAAIPELDRLASELGETVALCRLDGQRVVYLEERSSGGLGVLIEVGRRVPVHCTAAGKVLLAFQEPSFARSLAGQITYDRFTPNTITDSQALEADLVLTRARGYAVSYEEHLAGVNSVAAPIAGRDGVPLGALVVLGPASRLDSSAIHPAGRELMAAARRITGTVGAVAISSGPRPRTRSGGFSDVQCVLPWGAQLGEAPVWVEREKRLYWVDILHPAVHRFDPVTGKNESCNVAKLVSAVLPTRNEGLIVASQDGVEHFDFDRGDFNPFAEPEPGLPENRLNDAKVDPSGRLWVGSMRLDVSRPTGSLYRLTSAGEVTRAGSGFTVANGLAWSPDSSTFYFVDTVPGIIYAYDFDAREGSIANRRVFVTVPEAEGRPDGLAVDADGGVWCAIWDGWRVNRYRPDGRLDRAVELPVPRPTSVAFGGDELATLFITSARTRLPASTLTEAPLSGGIFACNPGERGLPTSLFGV; this is encoded by the coding sequence ATGGACGATAAGGCAGGCTTAGGCGGGCTGGAGGATCGCGGTGCGCCGGCGGGGGCGGCAGCGCTCGCCAAGGGGCTTGCTCTCCTCGACCTCATAGCTGAGGCGCCGAAACCGCTGCGCTTCGCCGATCTGCAGAAAATGAGTGGTGTGCCGAAGCCAACGCTTGCGCGCATGCTCAAGACGCTGATGGTCTTCCGGCTGATCCGCCAGGACGAGACCACGGGGGCCTATCTGCTCGGCCACCGTTTTGTCGAGCTCTCACATCGGGTGTGGGACAAATTCGACCTCGTCAGCGCCGCCATCCCCGAACTCGATCGCCTTGCGAGCGAGCTCGGAGAGACGGTTGCGCTTTGCCGGCTGGACGGTCAGCGCGTGGTCTATCTGGAAGAGCGGTCAAGCGGTGGCTTGGGCGTGTTGATCGAGGTCGGCCGGCGCGTGCCGGTTCATTGCACTGCGGCCGGCAAGGTCCTGCTTGCGTTTCAGGAGCCGTCTTTCGCCCGGTCGCTGGCGGGGCAGATCACATATGATCGATTTACGCCAAACACCATCACGGATTCGCAGGCGCTGGAGGCCGATCTCGTTCTGACACGTGCCCGCGGCTACGCCGTTTCCTACGAGGAGCATCTGGCCGGGGTCAATTCCGTCGCTGCTCCGATCGCCGGGCGCGATGGAGTGCCACTCGGCGCACTCGTCGTGCTTGGGCCGGCTTCCCGCCTCGACAGTTCCGCCATCCATCCGGCTGGGCGCGAGTTGATGGCGGCGGCGCGACGGATCACTGGCACGGTCGGGGCGGTTGCGATCAGCTCTGGACCACGCCCCCGCACGCGCTCGGGGGGCTTCAGCGACGTGCAATGCGTCTTGCCCTGGGGCGCTCAGCTCGGAGAAGCGCCAGTTTGGGTCGAAAGGGAGAAGCGGCTCTATTGGGTGGACATCCTGCATCCGGCTGTGCACCGCTTCGACCCCGTCACTGGTAAGAACGAGAGCTGTAACGTCGCCAAACTCGTCAGTGCTGTCCTTCCGACGCGGAATGAGGGACTGATCGTCGCCTCCCAGGATGGCGTCGAGCACTTCGATTTCGACCGCGGCGACTTCAACCCCTTCGCCGAGCCGGAACCCGGGTTGCCGGAAAACCGCCTGAATGACGCCAAAGTCGATCCGAGCGGCCGCCTTTGGGTGGGATCGATGCGGCTCGACGTGAGCCGCCCGACCGGCAGCCTTTATCGCCTTACGAGTGCCGGCGAAGTAACCCGCGCCGGGAGCGGGTTCACGGTCGCCAACGGGCTGGCCTGGAGTCCGGACAGTTCGACCTTTTACTTCGTCGATACGGTGCCGGGCATCATCTATGCCTACGACTTCGATGCACGCGAGGGGAGCATCGCCAACCGCCGTGTCTTCGTTACGGTGCCCGAGGCGGAAGGGCGCCCGGACGGTCTTGCTGTCGATGCCGATGGCGGGGTCTGGTGTGCGATCTGGGACGGATGGCGCGTGAACCGCTATCGCCCAGATGGCCGGCTGGATCGAGCCGTCGAACTGCCAGTGCCGCGCCCCACCAGCGTTGCCTTCGGCGGGGACGAGCTTGCGACTTTGTTCATCACCAGTGCGCGCACCCGTCTCCCGGCCTCAACGCTGACGGAAGCACCGCTCTCCGGCGGCATTTTTGCCTGCAATCCCGGTGAGCGCGGCCTGCCCACCTCGCTCTTCGGCGTCTGA
- a CDS encoding NAD-dependent epimerase/dehydratase family protein: MKVLVTGSAGRVGAFLVRRLIAGGHQVRGFDLRSAGIEDGGFDEVIGAFDDREAAIRACEGTDAVLHLGAFMSWLASDRDKLFRANVEGTRIVLEAAAAAKVGRFVFASSGEVYPENKPEFQPITEDHPKKPLSPYGLTKLLGEELVTFQGRVSSMETVILRFSHTQNASELLDPESFFSGPRFFLRPKIEQQENFGNKAAADLLRAADPGRPALVLTRNEEGRPFRMHITDTRDMAQGVLLALTHQKAARGIFNLGASEPVDFAQILPVMAQMTGLPLLTVDLPGAGVWYHTSNQRIRETLGFEPDWPIMRMLDEAVAEWTIRQA; the protein is encoded by the coding sequence ATGAAAGTGCTTGTAACGGGCTCTGCCGGAAGGGTCGGCGCCTTTCTCGTCCGGCGGCTGATTGCCGGCGGCCATCAAGTCCGGGGCTTCGACCTTCGCTCGGCCGGTATCGAGGACGGCGGCTTCGACGAAGTCATCGGGGCCTTCGACGATCGGGAAGCGGCAATACGCGCTTGCGAAGGCACCGACGCGGTGCTTCATCTCGGCGCTTTCATGTCCTGGCTGGCAAGCGATCGCGACAAACTCTTTCGGGCAAATGTCGAGGGGACGCGCATCGTGCTCGAGGCCGCGGCCGCGGCTAAGGTCGGGCGCTTCGTCTTCGCGAGTTCCGGCGAGGTCTACCCGGAAAACAAACCGGAGTTTCAACCGATTACCGAAGACCATCCGAAGAAGCCGCTGTCGCCATACGGCCTGACCAAGCTTCTCGGCGAGGAACTGGTGACGTTCCAGGGGCGCGTATCGTCGATGGAGACGGTAATCCTGCGCTTCTCGCACACGCAGAACGCAAGTGAGCTGCTCGACCCCGAAAGCTTCTTCTCCGGACCGCGCTTCTTTCTTCGACCCAAAATCGAGCAGCAGGAAAACTTTGGCAATAAGGCTGCGGCCGACCTTCTGCGTGCGGCCGACCCCGGTCGGCCCGCGCTGGTGCTGACCCGCAATGAAGAGGGGCGGCCGTTCCGAATGCATATTACCGACACCCGCGACATGGCCCAAGGCGTGCTTCTTGCACTTACGCACCAAAAGGCAGCCCGTGGTATCTTCAATCTGGGGGCTTCCGAACCTGTTGACTTCGCCCAGATCCTGCCCGTAATGGCGCAAATGACCGGGTTGCCGCTTTTGACGGTGGATCTGCCTGGCGCCGGTGTTTGGTATCACACATCCAATCAGCGCATTCGCGAGACACTCGGTTTCGAGCCTGACTGGCCGATCATGCGAATGCTGGACGAGGCGGTAGCGGAATGGACGATAAGGCAGGCTTAG
- a CDS encoding ABC transporter ATP-binding protein, whose protein sequence is MAGISIQNVYKDYGALNVLKEFSLEIADGEFVVLVGPSGCGKSTMLKILAGLEPASGGKIMIGDRDVTDLAPGDRDIAMVFQNYALYPHLTVGQNMGFGLKMRGMPKAEIDRRVRAAAKILAVDHLLDRRPKALSGGQRQRVALGRAIVREPRAFLMDEPLSNLDAKLRVHTRAEISALHKRIGVTTVYVTHDQIEAMTMADRVVIMRDGAIQQIADPDTLFAKPENLFVAGFIGSPGMNFLRARIEAGKLTLFGQTFNAAVGVGAGEIIVGIRPEHLALGPGDVTFTVKPTLVESLGSEKYVYFEPGEHAYRADARDEERGKGLIARIAHAGPIREGEELVLSFNASEVHLFDAKTEKAVN, encoded by the coding sequence ATGGCCGGAATAAGCATTCAAAACGTCTACAAGGACTACGGAGCGCTCAACGTGCTCAAGGAGTTCTCGCTGGAGATCGCGGATGGTGAGTTCGTCGTACTGGTCGGTCCTTCGGGTTGCGGCAAGTCAACGATGTTGAAAATTCTTGCCGGGCTGGAGCCTGCAAGCGGCGGCAAGATCATGATCGGCGACAGGGACGTGACGGACCTTGCCCCGGGCGACCGCGACATCGCGATGGTTTTCCAGAACTATGCTCTCTACCCGCATCTGACGGTGGGTCAGAATATGGGCTTCGGGCTCAAGATGCGTGGGATGCCCAAGGCAGAGATCGACAGGCGGGTTCGCGCGGCGGCCAAGATCCTCGCAGTCGACCATCTGCTGGACCGGCGACCGAAGGCGCTTTCGGGCGGACAACGCCAGCGCGTCGCACTCGGCCGCGCTATCGTGCGCGAGCCGCGCGCCTTCCTTATGGACGAGCCGCTTTCCAACCTCGACGCCAAGCTGCGCGTCCATACGCGCGCCGAGATCAGCGCGCTTCACAAGCGCATCGGCGTCACGACGGTCTATGTCACGCACGATCAGATCGAGGCGATGACCATGGCCGATCGTGTCGTCATCATGCGTGACGGCGCCATCCAGCAGATCGCCGACCCTGATACTTTGTTCGCCAAGCCGGAGAACCTCTTTGTCGCCGGGTTCATCGGCTCGCCGGGCATGAACTTCCTGCGCGCCAGGATCGAAGCCGGCAAGCTGACGCTCTTCGGCCAGACCTTCAATGCGGCTGTCGGCGTCGGCGCGGGAGAGATCATCGTCGGCATCCGGCCCGAACACCTCGCGCTCGGTCCAGGTGACGTCACATTCACCGTAAAGCCGACTTTGGTGGAAAGCCTCGGCTCGGAAAAGTACGTCTACTTCGAACCTGGCGAGCACGCCTACAGAGCGGATGCGCGCGACGAGGAGCGCGGCAAGGGTCTAATCGCCCGTATCGCACACGCAGGCCCCATCCGCGAGGGCGAAGAGCTTGTGCTCTCGTTCAATGCCTCAGAGGTCCACCTCTTCGACGCAAAGACAGAAAAGGCAGTAAACTGA
- a CDS encoding carbohydrate ABC transporter permease, with protein sequence MQRTTLQTLSLYVGLAVVCGVLLFPIYWLFVTALSTLAEIRQLPPSFWPAEPQWSTFAKVGTERPIFLWLWNSTLAALGSVALSMVVSVFAGYSLSRFSVKGGRSLGLFILTAKMLPATLLVIPLFGIFRSMGLIGSLWSLVLAHATLIIPFTTWMLKGYFDTIPRELEQAAMVDGCSPLGALFRVVLPVATPGLAATALYAFVLSWADYAYARTFLTNAQGSWTANLGITTMKGEYVTDWNEISAAAVFIALPIILIYLFLERYLVGGLTAGAEK encoded by the coding sequence ATGCAGCGCACCACCCTTCAAACGCTCTCGCTCTACGTCGGCCTTGCCGTCGTCTGCGGTGTCCTTCTCTTTCCTATCTATTGGCTGTTCGTCACGGCGCTGTCGACGCTCGCGGAAATCCGCCAGTTGCCGCCGTCCTTCTGGCCGGCCGAACCGCAGTGGAGCACCTTCGCCAAAGTGGGTACCGAGCGGCCGATCTTCCTATGGCTGTGGAACTCGACGCTCGCGGCGCTCGGTTCTGTAGCCCTGTCGATGGTTGTTTCGGTCTTCGCAGGCTACAGCCTGTCGCGCTTCAGCGTGAAGGGCGGGCGATCGCTCGGCCTCTTCATTCTCACAGCGAAGATGTTGCCGGCAACGCTGCTTGTCATTCCGCTTTTCGGCATCTTCCGCTCGATGGGGCTGATCGGGAGCCTGTGGTCGCTTGTCCTCGCCCATGCGACGCTGATCATCCCCTTCACCACCTGGATGTTGAAGGGCTACTTCGACACGATCCCGCGCGAGTTGGAGCAGGCGGCGATGGTCGATGGCTGCTCTCCGCTTGGCGCCCTGTTCCGGGTCGTGCTTCCGGTAGCGACGCCTGGTCTAGCTGCAACGGCGCTTTATGCCTTCGTCCTCTCCTGGGCGGACTATGCCTATGCTCGCACCTTCCTGACCAATGCCCAGGGCAGTTGGACGGCCAATCTCGGCATCACCACGATGAAGGGCGAGTACGTCACCGACTGGAACGAGATCTCGGCGGCGGCCGTGTTCATCGCGCTGCCGATCATCCTCATCTACCTGTTCCTCGAACGCTATTTGGTCGGCGGCCTGACTGCCGGCGCGGAGAAGTGA
- a CDS encoding carbohydrate ABC transporter permease: MSLRFLDLARPSRQHWLGYLLLLPAVALVALIIVYPLFVSLDLSFQKIGMATLSAPRKPFTLENYHKLFASPDFWNSCWVTIKLVVVVSAACFAVGLGTALLVNNRFKGRTLARLFVALPWAVPEVIAVVIFAWIFDSSFGLMNWLFIKLGITSQMINWFSEPTAAFWVVAITMIWKGYPFVSIMTLAGLQSIPEDFYNAAKVDGANAFQRFWYITIPVLMPVLGVTSVLVVLWVFRDLSIIKVLTDGGPLKATQTLSIMTYDQAFGFFNMGYASAIGIVTLVLCVVASLLMLGRKSQAMY; this comes from the coding sequence ATGAGCCTACGCTTCCTCGATCTGGCACGGCCGAGCCGGCAGCATTGGCTGGGCTATCTGTTGTTGCTGCCGGCCGTCGCGCTGGTCGCCCTGATCATCGTCTATCCGCTGTTCGTGTCCCTCGACTTGTCTTTCCAGAAGATCGGCATGGCGACGCTCAGCGCACCGCGCAAGCCGTTCACACTGGAAAACTACCACAAGCTATTCGCCTCGCCGGATTTCTGGAACTCGTGCTGGGTGACGATCAAGTTGGTCGTGGTTGTCAGTGCAGCCTGTTTCGCCGTCGGTCTGGGAACGGCCTTGCTGGTCAATAACCGTTTCAAGGGGCGGACGCTGGCGCGTCTCTTCGTGGCTCTGCCCTGGGCCGTTCCCGAAGTCATCGCCGTCGTCATTTTCGCTTGGATCTTCGATTCTTCCTTCGGCTTGATGAACTGGCTCTTCATCAAGCTCGGCATTACGAGCCAGATGATCAACTGGTTCTCCGAACCCACCGCCGCATTCTGGGTGGTGGCGATAACGATGATCTGGAAGGGTTACCCCTTCGTCTCCATCATGACGCTTGCCGGTTTGCAGTCCATTCCGGAAGATTTCTACAACGCCGCCAAGGTCGATGGCGCGAACGCGTTCCAGCGCTTCTGGTACATCACCATTCCCGTGCTCATGCCTGTTCTCGGCGTGACGTCGGTGCTCGTTGTCCTTTGGGTCTTCCGGGATCTTTCAATCATCAAAGTGCTGACCGACGGCGGGCCGCTCAAGGCGACGCAAACGCTCTCGATCATGACCTACGATCAGGCTTTCGGCTTCTTCAACATGGGTTACGCCTCCGCAATCGGCATCGTAACCCTCGTGCTGTGCGTCGTCGCCAGCCTGTTGATGCTCGGCCGCAAGTCCCAGGCAATGTATTAG
- a CDS encoding ABC transporter substrate-binding protein yields MKTIGKYAVAATVTAMFACTASAVPASAEVLKFVSWQKDEKGIGDWWGSVIKEWEAKHPGNTIEWTKVERSAYSDTMTTLFAGGTPPDIVHLASFEFQTFANNGWLEDLGPWVEKAGLELDGWSGQDICKFQDTTVCIMMLYYGTIFGYNEEMLKQAGVDVPTNYEEFLAAARATTKDLNGDGIVDQFGTGHETKGGGGQYIAEMASYLFDAGARFTNAEGEVTIDTPEMVEGLTRWKTVVKENLTPRDLSAGEVRKLFADGKIALKVDGPWIYSIMQQGAAKDKLKLASVPFDPPLGGSSNILAMPSEISEEKKQLVWDFIAIATSDKFQTSFATLAASTPPSPRADLTEAKAQIPHFDLMAQSQKAAADHKIDRIPIGLEIQFNEFSKMIQEEAQRMIIEDLDPAAVAKTMHEKAEALQ; encoded by the coding sequence ATGAAGACCATCGGAAAATACGCCGTCGCGGCAACGGTGACCGCAATGTTTGCCTGCACCGCCTCGGCGGTGCCCGCAAGCGCGGAAGTGCTCAAATTCGTGTCATGGCAGAAGGATGAGAAGGGCATCGGCGACTGGTGGGGTTCGGTGATCAAAGAGTGGGAGGCGAAGCATCCAGGCAATACGATCGAGTGGACCAAGGTCGAGCGCAGCGCCTACTCCGACACGATGACGACACTGTTTGCTGGCGGCACGCCGCCGGATATCGTCCACCTGGCCTCGTTCGAGTTCCAGACCTTCGCCAATAATGGCTGGCTTGAAGATCTCGGTCCCTGGGTCGAGAAGGCGGGGCTCGAGCTCGACGGCTGGAGCGGGCAGGACATCTGCAAGTTCCAGGATACGACCGTCTGCATCATGATGCTCTATTACGGCACGATCTTCGGCTACAACGAGGAGATGTTGAAGCAGGCGGGCGTCGACGTACCTACGAATTATGAGGAATTCCTTGCCGCGGCTCGAGCGACGACCAAGGACCTGAACGGTGATGGCATTGTCGATCAGTTCGGAACCGGCCACGAAACCAAGGGTGGCGGTGGCCAGTACATAGCCGAGATGGCGAGTTACCTTTTCGACGCCGGCGCGCGCTTCACCAATGCAGAAGGCGAGGTGACCATAGACACCCCTGAGATGGTTGAGGGGCTGACGCGCTGGAAGACGGTGGTCAAGGAAAACCTGACGCCGCGCGATCTATCGGCCGGCGAAGTCCGCAAGCTCTTTGCCGATGGGAAGATCGCGCTGAAGGTCGACGGTCCCTGGATTTATTCCATCATGCAGCAGGGAGCGGCGAAGGATAAGCTGAAGCTCGCCAGCGTTCCCTTCGATCCGCCGCTCGGCGGCTCCTCCAACATTCTCGCCATGCCGAGCGAGATTTCCGAAGAGAAGAAGCAGCTTGTCTGGGATTTCATCGCAATTGCGACTTCCGACAAATTCCAGACCAGCTTCGCAACCCTTGCCGCTTCGACGCCGCCGAGCCCGCGCGCCGATCTCACCGAAGCCAAGGCGCAGATTCCGCATTTCGACCTGATGGCGCAGTCGCAGAAGGCAGCGGCAGACCACAAGATCGACCGCATTCCCATCGGCCTCGAGATCCAGTTCAACGAGTTCTCGAAAATGATCCAGGAGGAGGCGCAGAGGATGATAATCGAAGATCTCGATCCTGCTGCGGTCGCCAAGACAATGCATGAGAAGGCCGAGGCGCTTCAATAG
- a CDS encoding mandelate racemase/muconate lactonizing enzyme family protein produces the protein MSDRVKKIESFTLTLPRETPYLGKPRPGEEPNGRGYLVRKGNRTVYPTFDRSVLVRIETENGAVGWGETYGLVAPRATMEIIDDLLADFTIGRDPFDAAAIHDDLYDLMRVRGYTGGFYVDALAAIDIALWDLAGKLAGLPVCKLLGGQRRDRIAAYISGLPEDTRAKRAELAAAWQAKGFSSFKFASPVADDGVAKEMEILRESLGPAVRIACDMHWAHTASEAVALIKAMEPHGLWFAEAPVRTEDIDGLARVAASVSTAIAVGEEWRTVHDMVPRVARRALAIVQPEMGHKGITQFMRIGAYAHVHHIKVIPHATIGVGIFLAASLQASAALANVDCHEFQHSIFEPNRRLLVGDMDCLNGEYVVPTGPGLGVEPSKEAQGLLKKH, from the coding sequence ATGAGCGATCGCGTCAAAAAGATCGAAAGCTTCACTCTGACGCTGCCGCGCGAAACGCCTTATCTCGGCAAACCGCGGCCGGGGGAGGAGCCGAACGGGCGCGGCTATCTAGTGCGCAAGGGCAACCGGACCGTCTATCCGACATTCGATCGCAGCGTGCTCGTGCGCATCGAAACCGAGAATGGTGCCGTCGGATGGGGCGAGACCTACGGGCTGGTTGCCCCACGCGCCACGATGGAGATCATCGATGATCTCCTTGCGGATTTCACGATTGGCCGCGACCCCTTCGATGCGGCGGCGATCCATGACGATCTGTACGACCTCATGCGGGTGCGCGGCTACACCGGCGGCTTTTACGTCGATGCGCTCGCTGCGATCGACATCGCCCTGTGGGATCTGGCCGGCAAACTCGCGGGACTGCCTGTCTGCAAGCTTCTCGGCGGACAGCGGCGCGATCGTATCGCGGCATATATCTCCGGGCTGCCGGAGGATACGCGCGCCAAACGCGCAGAACTCGCCGCGGCCTGGCAGGCAAAGGGATTTTCGTCTTTCAAATTCGCATCGCCGGTCGCCGACGACGGCGTCGCGAAAGAGATGGAAATCCTGCGCGAAAGTCTGGGTCCGGCCGTGCGCATCGCCTGCGACATGCATTGGGCCCATACCGCAAGCGAGGCAGTCGCGCTCATCAAGGCGATGGAACCGCACGGACTGTGGTTCGCCGAAGCGCCGGTGCGCACCGAAGATATCGACGGCTTGGCCCGGGTCGCCGCGAGTGTCTCGACGGCCATAGCGGTCGGCGAGGAATGGCGAACCGTCCACGATATGGTGCCGCGCGTCGCTCGCCGTGCGCTCGCGATCGTGCAGCCTGAAATGGGTCATAAGGGGATCACCCAATTCATGCGCATCGGCGCATATGCCCATGTCCACCACATCAAAGTCATCCCTCACGCAACGATCGGGGTCGGCATTTTCCTTGCTGCGAGTCTGCAGGCGAGTGCGGCGCTGGCGAATGTCGACTGCCACGAGTTCCAGCATTCGATCTTTGAACCCAACCGGCGGCTTCTCGTCGGCGATATGGATTGCCTGAACGGCGAGTACGTCGTGCCGACCGGCCCGGGTCTCGGCGTCGAGCCGTCCAAGGAGGCTCAAGGGCTGCTCAAGAAGCATTGA